The DNA sequence ACTCTATATTAAACTGTTTTAAAAATGTAAAACGACCAATTTGATTCTCATGTTTATTGGCTGTCTGCTAACCATGGATGGAAGCTGACCTCCTGGATTGGAGGTCTCAGACTGCAATCGGGTTCCAACAATCTCCCAACAAGATCTCGACACTGCCGGCTCAATTCCAATTGCTGTGGAAAGGCCACCCCATTCTGCTGGAGCCACAGCATCTTCGGGATGTTGGAGTCATCGAAAGGCAGGTGGCCGCAGAGCGTGGTGTACAAGACGATGCCCATACTCCAAATGTCGCTCTTGATGCTTTCATGTGGAACTCCCTGCAGAACCTCAGGTGCAGCGTAAGCCGTGCTCCCGCAAAATGTCTTGCTTAATTCAGCCGTACCGGTCCGGAAATTCTTAGCGAAGCCAAAGTCTGCCAACTTCACGTTGAAACTTTTATCCAGCAGAGTGTTCTCACACTTGAGGTCTCGATGAGCAATACCGCAGTCATGGCAGTATCGAATTGCTGCTACAAGTTGACGGAATAAAGTTTTTGCGAGTTCTTCAGGTAAGGGCCCTTCCCTTTTGATGTGTTCCAGAACATCTCCCCCTTCAGCAAGTTCCATAATTATACAGATCTTGCCATCGTCGCTCTCCCAGATCTCGTGAACCTTAATGATATTTTTGTGATCCAAGTTCTGTACTATTTGCAGCTCTCGTGGGAGAAATTTGTGGATGAAATCTAGAAATGGAAAATGAATATTTAGAGGTTGAAGCGTTGTACTTAGTCCTACCCAAATAACATTTTGCTTAAAACGACAGGTTTTATATTGAAACGGGCACGGAGTGTGGTTCAACAGGCGCCTCGCCACCTCCTCGGGTCAGATGGTGAATGGTCGCCTTGCTAGCGGTACCCATGGTCCCAGGAGTGAGTAACTTAAGCTCAGCTGTATGTGTGTGcaaggtccaacaggtttatttggaatcactaactttcgatgcgtagctccttcatcaagtgactcacctgatgaaggagcagtgctcctaaagctagtgattccaaacaaacctgttggactttaacctggcgttgtaagacttcttactgtgctcaccccagtcctacgCGGGCATCTCCGCATCATGTGTGTGCAAAGACAGCATTACCTTCAAACTGAAATGCTTCAGTTAATTTACCACCTTGTGATTTGCACCTTAAAACGCACAATTCGCCTTCGAAATTACAACATAACAGGAGCCTCGATCAGATTTAATATTCCAGGTTCCGCGTGGCTTCTGGTGCCACCAAAGGGACATCAGGAAAAGCAACAGGGCTAAATAAAGCAACTGCCATTCAACATTTCAATTGTTTTTGAATTTACGTGGAATTTGGTTTGGAGATTTAAATGTTATTTTATCTGGATTATCTACAACTTCAACTGTTTTATTgggtctgtggaggggagggggggggggggaggagtatctTAGCCCCCTCGATTCTGACCTCGTTTTATGTTTAAATTGAATACACTATATAGATTATGAAATGTTGCATATCCATATCACCCCCctgtacaaatatataaaacaaaaaagagtggctaaggtaaatattggtcctttagaggatgagatgggagatttaataatgggagatgaggaaatggctgaggaactgaacaggttttttgggtcggtcttcacagtggaagacacaaataacatgccagtgacagatggaaatgaggcgatgacaggtgaggaccttgagaggattgttatcaccaaggaggtagtgatgggcaagctaatggggctaaaggtagacaagtctcctggccctgatggaatgcatcccagagtgctaaaagagatggctagggaaattgcaaatgcgctagtgataatttaccaaagttcactagactctggggtggtcccggcggattggaaattagcaaacgtgacaccactgtttaaaaaaggagggaggcagaaagcgggtaattatagaccagtgagcttaacttcggtagcagggaagatgctggaatctatcatcaaggaagaaatagcgaggcatctggttggaaattgtcccattgggcagacacagcatgggttcataaagggcaggtcgtgcctaactaatttagtggaattttttgaggacattaccagtgcggtaggtaacggggagccaatggatgtggtatatccggatttccagaaagcctttgacaaggtgccacacaaaaggttgctgcattagataatgatgcatggcattaagggaaagtagtagcatggatagaggattggttaattaatagaaagcaaagagtggggattaatgggtgtttctctggttggcaatcagtagctagtggtgtccctcagggatcagtgttgggcccacaactgttcacaatttacatagatgatttggagttggggacaaaggacaatgtgtccaagtttgcagacgacacttagataagtgggaaagcaaaaagtgcagaggatactggaagtctgcagaggaatttggataggctaagtgaatgggctagggtctggcagatggaatacaatgttgacaaatgtgaggttatccattttggtaggaataacagcaaaagggattattatttgaatgataaaatattaaaacatgctgttgtgcagagagacctgggtgtgctagtgcatgagtcgcaaaaagttggtttacaggtgcaacaggtgattaagaaggcaaatggaattttgtccttcattgctagaaggatggagtttaaaactagggaggttatgctgcaattgtataaggtgttagtgacgccacacctggagcattgtgttcagttttggtctccttacttgagaaaggacgtactggcactggagggtgtgcagaggagattcactaggttaatcccagagctgaaggggttggattacgaggagaggttgagtagactgggactgtactcattggaatttagaaggatgaggggggatcttatagaaatatgtaaaattatgaagggaatagataggatagatgcaggcaggttgtttccactggtgggtgaaagcagaactagggggcatagcctcaaaataaggggaagtagatttaggactaagtttaggaggaacttcttcacccaaagggttgtgaatctatggaattccttgcccagtaaagcagtagaggctccttcattaaatgtttttaagataaagatagatagttttttgaagaataaagggattaagggttatggtgttcgggccgggaagtggagctgagtccacaaaagatcagccatgatctcattgaatggtggagcaggctcgaggggccagatggcctactcctgctcctagttcttatgttcttatgttcttataagtggACTCCAGGCAAAAACGTGACAGATCTCCCATTTCTAATTCCTGCTTGTTAGACTTGTTCCAAATGCCAATTCTGGATATAATTTCCGGGAAGTTGCACTGCATTAACACATGTGAACCCTAGTTAATATGATGTGTGAAATAATAGCCACTCCAGAAACACGGCGCTGGTTCAAGGTGAAATCTGCTTCATTCTGTGATGACTGCACGTCATCAGGTGGATATTTTGCACCAGCCGATATTTCTAAATCCGGGATCAAATCGTTTCACAAAACAACGATTGAATTGGCAACCCAAACGTCTGAATTGCCCATTGTGTTCTCTTACCCTTTGGTGCTGTCTGTCGATTAATGATTTTGATGGCCACTTTCCTCTGCTGCTTTCTGCAGTAAGCTTCCTTCACTTTGGAATAAGTCCCCTCCCCGATCGTGTTTCCAAGTTGATATCCTTTAGACAGGAGCAGTTTTTCCATTGCTTCTCATCCACTTTCTTTACCAGTTTCAGCGATCACATTCCTCAATTATCCAGTTCCACGCAATCTAAACAACGTTTCTCGGCTTCCTAACTTATTTCTAAAATCGGACATTATATAAAAAAATAGCAATCCCAGGTGTGACCACCCAAGCAAAATAAACTCAGCGGAGATAAATGTGACTTCATTATGATGCCATAATTTGCCTGTTACTAAGGAGACTTTGTGCTATCTGCTGAAGCAAGCGTTGCTAATATTCATGTTTTGAAAAGTCTTTATAACTAAATCCTTTTGTGGATAAATTATTTTGATTGCGCCCTGGAGCATCAGAGATAATCCCCATTCTGGTCTGATGCTCAATTTGCTTTGACGTTCCCAGGTAACTGctgtcttgtccttctggatggtagtggtcattggtttggaaggtgctgcctaaggagcattagtgagttcctgcagtgtatcttgtagatggtacacacggcttctactgtgcatcggtggttgagagagtgaatgtttgtgaaagggggagcaatccagcaggctgctttatcctggttggggttgagcttcttgagtgttgttggagctgtactcattcggacttgtgccttgtagatggtagacaggctttggggcgtcaggaggtgagttactttgacctgccctggtagccacagtatttatatgacaagTCCAGTTCCATTTCTGCTCAATGTTAACCTCcagtatgttgatagtgggggattcaatgatggtaatgccattgaatgccaatgggtgatgattagatcctctcttgttggagatggccactgCCCTAATTTTAATTCCAAACACAAATGTTACTACTTCCAATCTAGCCCAGGAAACTGCATTTTTAGCTAAATTTGACCACAATCTTAGTTTTCATCTTTGATAAAACTATAACCTAACATCCATGCCAATACTCATTTCTTTTACATTGTTACATTCATAAATATTTATCTGAGTGTATTTCTCCATTTCATAAAAATAATTTTATTTAAAATGTAAGGACCCTCCTGTTTAATTCATGTCTGTTCCCTTTTCCTCCTTTTTAAAATTTCTGTTATTCTTTTggctatttcaatttttgtacagAGACAATTAATGTACATATGTCTTTAAGATGGATTTTTCCTTTAATTTGAGGCTGGTAAACTAAAGGTTGACCTATGACCCTAAGGCTAAGCAGGTTGCAAGAAGCTCTTACATTTCAGATCAGCAGATTCCAGGGAGGTCAATGCTGACAcgccttgatggacttggctgtcggccaatgGACTGTTTTGAATTACTGGGCCTTATCAATGGatcatttaataatctttattgaaacaagtaggcttacattaacactgcaatgaagttattgtgaaaagcccctagtcgccacattctggcgcctgttcaggtacacagagggagaattcagaatgtccacattacctaatagcatgtcttttgggacttgtgggaggaaaccggagcacccggaggaaacccacgcagacatgaggagaacgtgtagacccaagccgggaatcgaaccttggagctgtgaagccatagtgctaaccatgtgctactgtgctgcccacatcatACTGCTTAGTCGGGTTTTTCTCTGCAATGTTCATTCCTCTGTGAGACTGTGTTTTCTCTTTCAGTTACGTTTCTGGGATCAGAGTTAGGAGCAGCTGTTTTGATTCACTCTCTCAGTCGTTTAAACCTCTGAAAAACCTATGTGGGGAATTCTTCCCTGTCCTCAGTTAGGCTGGAGGATATTCTAGTGACCATGGAAACCAATTAAATTTAAAACTCTGGCTGGAGCTAGGCTGAAATGAGACAAAAAGTCTGAAaaattaaacaggcctgaggctgttcctttgagtgaaggcccaggttaatgaaagttaaagtgactctccagaggaGATCATATTGTCCGGGAGTATTGGCTGAATGCTACTGCCAGAAGATCATCTCTAACACTACACCGGTGGCTTTGATCTCTAGGCATCCTGGGAGGACAGCTGCTGCAATGACTTCATCAtcggaagcaaggacactcatctttctTTTTGCCTTTAAACCTTTATAATTTTTATCCcttccccgtcctctgtgtgtgtctggtttgtgtgtgtttggggagatggtgggatgctTAAAGGGAGTAATAGATTAGCTGTTATAATTACTGTGTTTTTCAACTTTGTTTctcttataaataaacagttattgtgttcaacttaTAAATATGGTGGCTATAACTTATTGAGCAGCGAAAGGGCCAATTAATATGCAAATTTTATATGAATTATTGgctaattcatttgtgttgtggctctggggtctgtggggctgaaaTCGACCCCAAACtagtccagggtgtcgtaacagaaaTGAGATTTGTAATGGGTTCATGCTATTCCAATTCCATTCATCAAGTTAACTTTATATAGGAGCATCTACAGCTTAAGATGCACATTTTATAAGCAGTAGCATATAGTAAATGCCGCAGAGTGTTAACATTATTGTGTGTAACAACCTCTTGATCCAAAACATCTTCAATATACAATATAGATTAAATGTTTTGGATTGTGATCTAGGAATTACAAAGGAGCTCAAATAAAGTTAACACTTGTAATGAGAAAAAAACTCATAGTTTACAAAAATTTAATAAGAACAATTTACATATTATTTCAATATGAATGTATCAGGAACAATGGCATATTAGATGTTACTGAACTGTTCATTTAGAGATgtgtttaaattcagttaattaattaAATTTGGAATTTAAGTCTCCATAATGATGGCCTTTAAATCACTAGCtgatttactaatgtcctttaggaaaggaaagtgCCGTCCTTACTAGTCTGgcgtacatgtaactccagaccaacagcaatttgGTTGCCTCTCTGTTGCCCTCTGAACAGACCGAGCAAACCACTTAATTATATCAAACCAGAAAAGTTGAATCAGAAAAATATGGATAGACCTCTCAGCATTGTATTCAGACATGACAAAGGAACACCCTGCCTAATTGACCCTACATTTGGagacttgtgccaaagttgggagagctgtcttacAGACTTATCAAGTGATAGCCTGACTttgtcatactcacagaattgTACCTTACAGCTACTATCCCAGAATACACCATCACCATTCCTCTGGGTGTATTCTGTCACACCGGCcagacagacccaccagaggtggtggcacagtggtatacaactGGGAGGAAGTTGTCCAGGGAGTCAATAACATtggctctggaccccatgaagttgcatggcatcaggccaaacatggacaaggaaacttcCTACTTGTTATACAATCCAGtaccctccctcagctgatgaattagtactccTCCGGGTTAAATACTACTTGCATGAAGTATTGAGGTcaacaagggcacagaatgtactctggttggTGAATTCAATAGTAACACCAGTACTGACTGAGCTAgctgagttagaatcatagaatttacagtgcagaattaggctattcatcccgttgagtctacaccagctcctgaaagagctccctacctaagcTCACATGTCTACCCTATACACTTAACCCAGCACCCCCACCtagcttttggacactacggggcaatttagcgttaccaatacacctaacccgcacatctttggactgcgggaggaaactggagcacccggagcacacccatgcagacacggggagaatgtgcagactgcgcacgaacagtgacccaagccgggaatccaacgcaggtccctggcgctgtgaagcaacagtgctaaccactgtgctaccgtgccgcccttgttgaAGGATATGGCGGCCAGATTGTAAAAGAACAAACAAGAAAGAAAGCTCATCACCATTATACCTGCCACAGAGATATCTATCCATGACTGTAATTTTGGAGTTAACACCACAAAGTCCCATTTTCACACTGAGTACATGATCCATCCAATAagacactaccactgtgctaaatgggatagatttagaTCAGATCTAGCAGctaaaaactgggcatccatgagatgctgtggaacatcagcagcagtagaattggattcaaccacaatctataacCCGATGGGCTTGGCATATCCTTCATTCTACCAATCTCATCAAGCTGGGGGACCACATTGCTTCAATCAGAAGTATGGAAGAGCATgcaaggagcagcaccaggcacatCCAAAATGAAATACGATGTGACAACATAGGATATGAACAACAGAAAGAGCATGCTATAACAGCAATGCAATCCTGCTACCAAAAGATCAGATCAAAGCCACAGCTGGTCATGAATGGACAACAAAATAACTTCTCGAGGAAAAGGCACCATGCACACCCCTACCCTTGATGATGGTGGATATCACACAACAATGCCAAAAACACCAGACTGAAACATTTGCacccatcttcagccagaaatgtcaACATCTTA is a window from the Scyliorhinus torazame isolate Kashiwa2021f chromosome 1, sScyTor2.1, whole genome shotgun sequence genome containing:
- the LOC140411119 gene encoding testis-specific serine/threonine-protein kinase 3-like, which produces MEKLLLSKGYQLGNTIGEGTYSKVKEAYCRKQQRKVAIKIINRQTAPKDFIHKFLPRELQIVQNLDHKNIIKVHEIWESDDGKICIIMELAEGGDVLEHIKREGPLPEELAKTLFRQLVAAIRYCHDCGIAHRDLKCENTLLDKSFNVKLADFGFAKNFRTGTAELSKTFCGSTAYAAPEVLQGVPHESIKSDIWSMGIVLYTTLCGHLPFDDSNIPKMLWLQQNGVAFPQQLELSRQCRDLVGRLLEPDCSLRPPIQEVSFHPWLADSQ